The following are from one region of the Stigmatella ashevillena genome:
- a CDS encoding SDR family NAD(P)-dependent oxidoreductase — protein MRPPIDFGSILITGACSVLGRELARQLSHRARTLVLVCPHAERLDALSEELQVRNPTLGVVLLCADLSLPNEVDRIMEELANHLITPGILVSAGGVGAQDPFTQQSWEDIERTLQANIVAPLLLTHRLLPSMVARKSGGILHVGSGSSQLFLPGFAAASAAHRCMDGFFESLRLEVEGSGVVMTYAAPGPVRNPWAEHPGAPEEPAPFFRISATQCAREILAGFERAEPLVYPGAGHRRVMGLMPMLPRAFRRALGRFAAGRRAREGSEEGNPRLAGAMPSLLPPGTPSPGAPGLSR, from the coding sequence ATGCGTCCCCCCATCGACTTTGGATCCATTCTCATCACGGGAGCCTGCTCGGTTCTGGGCCGGGAGCTTGCCCGCCAGCTCTCCCACCGAGCCAGGACGCTGGTGCTGGTGTGCCCTCACGCGGAGCGGCTGGACGCGCTGTCGGAGGAGCTTCAGGTCCGGAATCCCACCTTGGGCGTGGTGCTCCTGTGCGCGGACCTCTCGCTGCCCAACGAGGTGGACCGGATCATGGAGGAGCTGGCCAATCACCTCATCACCCCCGGCATCCTGGTGAGTGCGGGAGGGGTGGGGGCCCAGGATCCCTTCACCCAGCAGTCCTGGGAGGACATCGAGCGGACGCTCCAGGCCAACATCGTGGCCCCGCTGCTGCTCACGCACCGGCTCCTGCCGTCCATGGTCGCCCGGAAGAGCGGTGGCATCCTCCACGTGGGCTCGGGCTCCTCCCAGCTGTTCCTTCCCGGCTTCGCGGCCGCCTCGGCGGCCCACCGGTGCATGGATGGATTCTTCGAGTCCTTGCGGCTGGAGGTGGAGGGCTCGGGCGTCGTCATGACCTACGCGGCCCCTGGCCCCGTGCGAAATCCCTGGGCTGAACACCCCGGCGCTCCCGAGGAACCCGCCCCCTTCTTCCGCATCTCCGCCACGCAATGCGCCCGAGAGATCCTCGCGGGCTTCGAGCGGGCCGAACCCCTCGTGTACCCAGGCGCGGGACACCGCCGGGTGATGGGGTTGATGCCTATGCTTCCCCGGGCCTTCCGCAGGGCTTTGGGACGGTTCGCCGCGGGGCGCCGGGCCCGGGAGGGCTCCGAGGAGGGCAACCCCCGGCTGGCAGGGGCCATGCCGTCCCTGCTGCCCCCGGGAACGCCGTCTCCCGGGGCCCCTGGACTCAGCCGATGA
- a CDS encoding universal stress protein has protein sequence MPVPSRILVPVDLSEEALGLVQYALHFSLAFRAPIDLIHVWEPPQYVAPDLLVASPGWDSQSIEKVAVDAAKKRLMALSDQVRDAPAPLKHHVVVGEAASSILRTAEEGKHDLIVIGTHGRRGLPRLLMGSVAQKVVARAHCPVLTVHLYEHTK, from the coding sequence ATGCCCGTGCCATCTCGAATCCTGGTTCCCGTGGACTTGTCGGAAGAGGCTTTGGGGCTTGTCCAGTACGCCCTCCACTTCTCGCTGGCGTTTCGCGCCCCCATTGATCTCATCCACGTTTGGGAGCCCCCGCAGTACGTGGCGCCCGATCTGCTCGTGGCCTCGCCGGGATGGGACTCCCAATCCATCGAGAAGGTCGCCGTCGATGCCGCCAAAAAACGGCTGATGGCCCTGTCGGATCAGGTCCGAGACGCCCCCGCTCCGCTCAAGCACCATGTGGTGGTGGGCGAAGCCGCCTCCTCCATTCTGCGCACCGCCGAGGAGGGCAAGCATGACCTCATCGTCATCGGCACCCATGGCCGCCGGGGCCTGCCCCGCCTGTTGATGGGCAGCGTGGCGCAGAAGGTCGTCGCACGGGCCCACTGCCCCGTGCTCACCGTGCACCTCTATGAGCACACGAAGTAG